One Bacteriovorax sp. PP10 DNA window includes the following coding sequences:
- a CDS encoding group I truncated hemoglobin — protein MSSVYEQIGGEQAVDAAVDIFYRKVLADDRISRFFDDVDMDEQIAKQKSFLTYAFGGPVNYSGQNMRDGHKHLVERGLNDSHVDAVIELLAGTLVELNVPKELIMQVGAIAESVRGQVLNREG, from the coding sequence ATGAGTTCAGTCTATGAGCAAATTGGTGGCGAGCAAGCAGTTGATGCAGCAGTAGATATTTTTTATCGCAAAGTTTTAGCAGATGACCGAATCAGCAGATTCTTTGACGATGTTGATATGGACGAGCAGATTGCAAAACAAAAATCTTTTTTAACTTACGCTTTCGGTGGCCCGGTTAACTACAGCGGCCAGAATATGAGAGATGGTCACAAACACCTTGTTGAAAGAGGATTAAACGACTCTCACGTCGATGCAGTAATTGAATTACTCGCAGGAACTTTGGTGGAGTTAAATGTTCCCAAAGAATTAATCATGCAAGTTGGAGCTATCGCAGAAAGTGTACGCGGACAGGTTTTAAACAGAGAAGGATAA
- a CDS encoding cytochrome P450: MKNPIELLDEKFSPESSGGVQKIKIGPKRFILVFDPEIAHEVLLGKDNTFVQNRVIFDRIKPITGEKGLVQLNGKLSEETRHKFMPMFTPQNLAKMKEQILVNTEEALAELRPNTEIEIASVMADLVLRNAFKLFLGLDIKHEAKEMAEEFQELNTLCGERMISLFPMPLAFPTSKNRRIKYLRSSLRLKIAAALKTNKPDSSINIHKLFQNDDTLIDQCMTFLFAGHETTASSLSFTFLLLGNHPEYRQRIIAGDEGLALMVYKEALRLYPPAYMLVRQATRGAVLGGVEVKKGDQVIIGVKQIHRHPSFHQSAATFIPERFKESTRAFLPFGAGPKDCIGEGLAYIEALTIIKSFCKSFEFSSLQKEITSFPLVTLHPGAGQYLSLSELSHG; this comes from the coding sequence ATGAAAAATCCTATTGAGCTTTTGGATGAAAAGTTTTCACCAGAATCATCGGGAGGAGTTCAAAAAATAAAGATTGGGCCTAAAAGGTTCATCCTGGTGTTTGATCCAGAGATCGCTCATGAGGTTTTGCTTGGAAAGGATAATACGTTCGTTCAAAACAGGGTCATCTTTGATCGCATAAAACCTATTACTGGTGAAAAAGGTTTAGTTCAATTGAATGGAAAATTGTCTGAAGAAACTCGTCATAAGTTTATGCCAATGTTCACACCTCAAAACTTAGCGAAGATGAAAGAGCAAATCTTAGTCAATACCGAAGAGGCCTTAGCTGAACTTCGTCCGAATACTGAAATCGAAATTGCCTCTGTTATGGCAGATCTTGTTTTAAGAAATGCTTTCAAGTTATTTTTAGGACTGGATATTAAGCATGAAGCAAAAGAGATGGCAGAAGAGTTCCAGGAATTAAATACACTTTGTGGTGAGCGAATGATTTCGCTTTTTCCAATGCCGCTAGCATTTCCCACTTCGAAAAATAGAAGAATAAAATATTTAAGATCGAGCTTACGCTTAAAGATAGCAGCTGCACTCAAAACCAATAAACCAGACAGTAGTATCAACATCCATAAATTGTTTCAGAATGACGATACATTGATTGATCAATGCATGACTTTTTTATTTGCAGGCCATGAAACGACGGCCTCGTCACTTTCTTTCACTTTTCTTCTGCTCGGCAATCATCCTGAGTACCGTCAGAGAATTATAGCAGGGGATGAAGGTCTCGCTCTGATGGTTTACAAAGAGGCCTTAAGACTTTATCCGCCGGCGTATATGCTGGTCAGGCAAGCAACACGAGGAGCGGTTCTCGGTGGTGTCGAAGTTAAAAAAGGGGATCAGGTTATTATTGGTGTAAAACAAATTCATCGGCATCCATCTTTTCATCAGTCGGCAGCAACATTTATCCCCGAGAGATTTAAAGAGTCAACTCGCGCCTTCTTACCATTTGGAGCTGGCCCGAAGGATTGTATTGGAGAAGGACTGGCCTATATTGAGGCCTTAACTATCATTAAAAGTTTTTGCAAAAGTTTTGAATTTTCGTCGCTTCAAAAAGAAATTACAAGTTTTCCTCTTGTGACTCTTCATCCTGGGGCCGGACAGTATTTAAGTCTATCGGAGCTGAGTCATGGGTGA
- a CDS encoding alpha/beta fold hydrolase encodes MKKTVLSNDQTQISYEVSGNGETALLFVHGWLGNKRWWDSQRDFFSDKYLIVQMDLAGHGDSGRMRTKWTAENYAKDIVAVADDLSVKDIILVGHSMSGVYATEAAVKIPNVKALILVDTLKDLDQMITLEQAGQLFDLYRKDFKATVENVLPQYLFAKDTPPEVKTQLQNEFLTNSPDFAIKCIEPLYQTDARDFAKKLNIPVRAINSDVGVTNKQINRKYFADFNYSVIEGVGHYPMLEKPEEFNIALENYLRELIN; translated from the coding sequence ATGAAAAAAACAGTCTTATCAAACGATCAAACTCAAATTTCTTATGAAGTATCAGGCAATGGCGAAACGGCCTTGCTTTTTGTCCATGGCTGGCTTGGTAATAAGCGCTGGTGGGATTCTCAGCGAGATTTCTTTTCAGATAAATATCTTATCGTCCAAATGGATCTGGCGGGACATGGCGACTCTGGAAGAATGAGAACTAAGTGGACAGCAGAAAATTACGCGAAGGATATTGTCGCGGTTGCTGATGATCTGTCGGTCAAAGATATTATTTTAGTGGGCCATTCAATGAGTGGCGTCTACGCGACTGAAGCTGCCGTTAAAATTCCAAACGTAAAAGCTTTAATCTTAGTTGATACATTAAAAGATTTGGATCAAATGATAACTCTTGAGCAGGCCGGCCAGCTGTTTGATCTTTATCGTAAAGACTTTAAGGCCACTGTTGAAAATGTTCTTCCCCAATACCTCTTTGCAAAAGACACTCCTCCAGAAGTTAAGACTCAACTTCAAAATGAGTTTTTAACAAATAGCCCGGACTTTGCAATTAAGTGCATTGAGCCTCTTTATCAAACTGATGCTCGAGACTTTGCTAAGAAACTTAATATTCCTGTAAGGGCCATTAATTCTGATGTTGGTGTTACGAATAAACAGATTAATAGAAAATACTTTGCTGACTTTAATTACTCTGTGATTGAAGGGGTTGGTCATTATCCGATGCTGGAGAAGCCTGAAGAATTTAATATTGCTCTTGAAAATTACCTGCGTGAATTAATAAATTGA
- a CDS encoding 2Fe-2S iron-sulfur cluster binding domain-containing protein has protein sequence MPLLKYNEHIFEGHESETVLDCLIRNGQIIPNSCRGGVCQSCTLKTTSGADAIAQKGLSAQKKESGLFLSCQQRLTKDFEVTKPAESNNQIVGQILSQDRVSSSVVILAIRLVTPLAYHAGQFLNIIRDDNLSRSYSIASVSNDRIIKFHVRKMHGGVMSSWLYDTDLIGKMIKVNGPIGECYLTQEMFNDDLLLLGVGTGLAPLMGIAIDALARGFKNKIRLYHGGLTIESLYLIEYLKNLENKFEQFSYSPVYLKGEEREGFIKGDLIELLQNSFIDKFNTTVMVCGDPDMVKKIKQTVFMKGVSSKKILSDSFVAAKPKS, from the coding sequence ATGCCTCTTTTAAAATACAATGAACATATATTTGAAGGCCATGAATCTGAAACCGTTTTGGATTGTTTAATTCGAAACGGTCAGATAATTCCCAACTCATGCAGAGGAGGAGTTTGCCAGTCATGCACATTGAAGACAACTTCAGGTGCAGACGCTATTGCTCAAAAAGGATTAAGCGCTCAAAAAAAAGAGTCTGGTTTATTTCTTTCCTGCCAGCAGCGTCTGACTAAAGATTTTGAGGTCACAAAACCTGCAGAATCCAATAATCAAATTGTGGGACAAATCCTTTCGCAGGATAGAGTTTCGTCGAGTGTTGTTATTTTAGCTATTCGACTTGTCACTCCTCTTGCCTATCATGCTGGTCAGTTTCTGAATATCATTCGAGATGACAACTTATCCCGCTCTTATTCAATTGCCAGCGTCTCCAATGATCGCATTATTAAATTTCACGTAAGAAAGATGCACGGCGGGGTCATGTCCAGCTGGCTTTATGATACAGATTTGATAGGAAAAATGATTAAAGTTAACGGTCCTATTGGTGAATGTTATTTGACCCAGGAAATGTTTAACGATGACCTGCTTCTTCTAGGTGTAGGAACAGGACTAGCACCTCTCATGGGTATAGCTATTGATGCCCTTGCAAGAGGCTTCAAAAATAAAATAAGACTCTATCACGGCGGTCTTACGATCGAGAGTTTATACCTGATTGAGTATTTAAAAAATCTTGAGAATAAATTTGAGCAATTTAGTTACTCTCCTGTTTATTTAAAAGGTGAAGAGCGTGAAGGTTTTATCAAGGGAGACCTGATAGAGCTTCTGCAAAATAGCTTCATAGATAAATTTAATACGACTGTTATGGTTTGCGGTGATCCCGATATGGTTAAAAAGATTAAGCAAACGGTCTTTATGAAAGGGGTTTCTTCAAAGAAGATTTTAAGCGATTCATTTGTCGCTGCGAAACCCAAAAGCTGA
- a CDS encoding acyl-CoA thioesterase, which translates to MEYTFKPRFNDTDALGHINNASIATWFEEGRRSIFEYFVPDLDPKKWNLIIARLEIDYLAQGYYQKSVTVKTAVEKIGNSSFVLVQEAIQDGIIVSRGKSFLVCFDYANQKSTPIPESIKEKLKAHLLPPV; encoded by the coding sequence ATGGAATACACTTTTAAACCTCGCTTCAACGACACCGATGCTTTAGGGCATATTAACAATGCCAGTATTGCAACTTGGTTTGAAGAAGGCCGAAGATCAATTTTCGAATACTTTGTCCCCGACCTTGATCCCAAAAAATGGAACCTCATCATTGCGAGATTAGAAATTGATTATCTGGCACAAGGATATTATCAAAAATCTGTTACTGTAAAAACGGCAGTAGAAAAGATTGGAAACTCTTCTTTTGTTCTCGTACAAGAAGCAATACAAGACGGCATAATTGTCAGCCGCGGAAAATCTTTTTTAGTCTGCTTTGATTATGCAAATCAAAAATCTACTCCAATCCCTGAATCAATTAAGGAAAAACTTAAGGCCCATTTACTGCCACCTGTGTGA
- a CDS encoding helix-turn-helix domain-containing protein gives MDIGNVSKQSHVSTSTLRYYEEIGLISSTGRKGLRRQYHSSVLERLALINLGRLAGFSLDEIASMFNQSNHDVQIDRSTLKEKAKEIDKKIAKLTAVRDSLIHASNCKAENHLECPTFIKLMKVATRLSSKKLSIKF, from the coding sequence TTGGATATTGGTAACGTTTCAAAACAATCACATGTCTCAACATCAACTTTGCGCTACTACGAAGAAATTGGTCTTATCAGCAGCACAGGAAGAAAGGGACTTCGCAGACAATACCATTCCAGTGTTCTCGAACGCCTCGCTTTGATTAATCTTGGACGTCTTGCAGGCTTTAGCTTAGATGAAATTGCATCTATGTTTAATCAGTCTAATCACGATGTTCAAATAGACAGATCAACACTCAAAGAAAAGGCCAAAGAAATTGACAAGAAAATAGCAAAACTCACTGCGGTTCGAGACTCTCTTATTCACGCTTCAAATTGCAAAGCTGAGAATCATCTTGAATGCCCTACGTTCATAAAACTCATGAAGGTCGCGACAAGACTCTCTTCAAAAAAATTATCTATTAAGTTTTAA
- a CDS encoding RrF2 family transcriptional regulator, giving the protein MKLTLKTDYSLRVLTFLQMEEKATIKEIAEFYKIKKNHLSVVVNRLSELGYITSTPGPAGGIFLNKSALNISLSEVLIQFEDLTLVECFDSKSNTCRLSPGCKLKSYLHKAQKSFLDELGQYKIKDLV; this is encoded by the coding sequence ATGAAACTTACATTAAAAACCGATTATTCACTACGCGTGCTTACATTTCTTCAAATGGAAGAAAAAGCAACGATTAAGGAAATAGCGGAGTTTTATAAAATTAAGAAAAATCACTTAAGTGTTGTTGTGAATAGACTCTCTGAGCTGGGATATATTACTTCTACTCCAGGGCCTGCTGGTGGGATTTTTCTTAATAAGAGTGCCCTTAATATTTCGTTGTCAGAAGTTCTCATTCAATTTGAAGACCTAACGTTAGTTGAATGTTTTGATAGTAAATCAAATACGTGTAGGCTCAGTCCAGGATGCAAGCTTAAGTCCTATCTTCACAAAGCACAAAAATCTTTTCTCGATGAATTAGGTCAGTATAAAATTAAAGACCTGGTATAA
- a CDS encoding S8/S53 family peptidase: protein MNAECINSKDECINTADKNLWAQNLTGIDLYRDNFKDHHKIKIGVWDLPTSIEKVKGIGPDLRKKLNQGNLNWEKAKKPDAPEELEHAYLVSNLIAGVPSISTGKSGVITNIGVIENDGGGYKAILEDLKKYPELVPDLVNISHDNKPYDFDPAAKELKTYLKDTIFICSSGNYYPSKADSEGDSPCIFVGSIADDGRVSEFSAEGRSVNILAPADISIMSFDGKEPSKFGGTSAASPYVAGVVSDFLSEIYPLKIDRKKLVEILDKTSLKNQQNLKSSFSNAGIINSFKLHEVALRLKSNPELINSDSLFDFSKELNKDLMSAAVSLVQMDCVKRKEAIKFLRKVFFLSAQNSIEQKDAAKALLAFDDNLVANKSFYESFIEKNKLDLGELYKSDESTHSRIVRSLFDLFPSEDVIKGLESDLNKLSGSASVALMKELAKRNIRKDLIEKIMKDSPAKMDSGMSLKEWGDYLIERFMNVENI from the coding sequence TTGAACGCTGAGTGTATTAATTCAAAAGACGAATGTATCAATACAGCTGATAAAAACTTATGGGCCCAAAACTTAACGGGTATTGATCTTTATCGTGATAATTTTAAAGATCATCATAAAATTAAGATTGGTGTATGGGATTTGCCAACATCGATAGAGAAAGTGAAAGGGATTGGTCCTGATTTAAGAAAGAAATTGAATCAAGGAAATTTAAATTGGGAGAAGGCAAAGAAGCCTGATGCTCCTGAAGAGTTAGAACATGCATATCTTGTAAGTAATTTAATTGCAGGTGTGCCATCAATTAGTACTGGAAAGAGCGGAGTAATAACAAATATTGGTGTCATTGAAAATGATGGTGGTGGCTATAAAGCAATATTAGAAGATTTAAAAAAATACCCTGAACTCGTTCCTGATTTAGTTAATATCTCTCATGATAATAAGCCTTATGATTTTGATCCTGCGGCGAAAGAACTTAAAACCTATTTGAAAGATACTATTTTCATATGTTCTTCTGGAAATTATTATCCGAGCAAGGCCGATAGCGAAGGTGATTCACCATGTATATTTGTAGGCTCTATTGCTGACGATGGTCGAGTAAGTGAATTCTCGGCGGAAGGGAGATCTGTAAATATCTTAGCACCTGCTGATATAAGCATTATGAGCTTTGATGGAAAAGAACCAAGTAAATTTGGCGGGACAAGTGCAGCAAGTCCTTATGTTGCAGGAGTCGTCTCCGATTTTCTATCAGAAATATATCCTTTAAAGATAGACCGCAAGAAATTAGTAGAAATCTTAGACAAGACTTCTCTTAAAAATCAGCAGAATTTAAAATCAAGTTTCTCTAATGCTGGGATTATCAATTCATTTAAACTTCATGAAGTTGCACTTCGATTAAAATCTAATCCGGAATTAATTAATTCTGATTCACTTTTTGATTTCAGTAAGGAACTCAATAAGGATCTTATGAGTGCAGCAGTCTCTTTGGTGCAAATGGATTGTGTGAAAAGAAAAGAAGCTATAAAGTTTTTGCGAAAGGTATTTTTTCTTTCAGCGCAGAATTCAATTGAGCAAAAAGATGCAGCGAAGGCGCTATTGGCATTTGATGATAATTTAGTCGCGAATAAATCATTTTATGAGTCTTTTATAGAAAAGAATAAATTGGATCTTGGAGAGCTATATAAATCAGATGAGAGTACGCATTCAAGAATCGTCAGAAGTTTGTTTGATCTATTTCCAAGTGAAGATGTTATTAAAGGCCTAGAAAGTGACTTGAATAAATTGTCAGGATCGGCTTCTGTTGCACTGATGAAAGAATTGGCCAAAAGAAATATTCGAAAAGATCTAATTGAAAAAATAATGAAAGATTCTCCTGCGAAAATGGATAGTGGAATGTCATTGAAAGAATGGGGCGATTACTTAATAGAGCGCTTTATGAATGTTGAGAATATATAA
- a CDS encoding permease, translating into MIVEIIRKYRLFMIVILINVLLFFVMPDIAQKSMTNSFNFLFEVLKILPPVMLLMGLFEVWVSRETIENHLGAESGFHGSLIAILLGSVAVGPLFTAFPIALSLKNKGVRTSNIVIFLGSWATIKIPMILMESSFIGLRFAIMRLVITIPFILGIGYLMEKILKNQQVTQVAVNGP; encoded by the coding sequence ATGATTGTAGAGATCATTAGAAAGTATCGTCTTTTTATGATTGTGATTTTGATTAATGTTCTCTTGTTTTTTGTTATGCCTGACATCGCTCAAAAATCGATGACCAATTCATTTAATTTTTTATTTGAGGTATTAAAAATTCTTCCACCGGTGATGTTGTTGATGGGACTTTTTGAAGTGTGGGTGTCTCGGGAAACTATTGAAAATCATCTTGGAGCTGAATCAGGTTTTCATGGATCTCTTATTGCCATTCTTTTAGGATCAGTCGCAGTCGGCCCGCTATTTACAGCGTTTCCCATTGCTCTTTCGTTAAAGAATAAAGGGGTACGGACTTCCAATATCGTTATTTTTTTAGGATCGTGGGCGACGATCAAGATTCCCATGATACTTATGGAAAGTAGCTTTATTGGACTTCGATTTGCCATTATGCGTTTAGTTATTACCATTCCTTTTATTCTGGGAATTGGTTACTTAATGGAAAAAATTTTAAAAAATCAGCAAGTCACACAGGTGGCAGTAAATGGGCCTTAA
- a CDS encoding GrpB family protein → MLLKPYEDYSKHVNDLFVILSKELRSILPDARIEHIGSSAVPGSISKGDLDVFVGVDHSHFNQALSLIKSLDFYEKKGTFRSDELCMLVTDKFNYDVAVQLVSNGSEFEDFLKFRDLLKTNDEFVKEYNEVKLMAQYLDGNEYRQKKSIFITKILNS, encoded by the coding sequence ATGTTATTAAAACCATATGAAGATTATTCTAAACATGTAAATGATCTCTTTGTCATATTATCTAAAGAGCTTCGATCAATTCTACCAGATGCAAGAATCGAGCATATTGGATCTTCTGCAGTGCCAGGATCAATTTCAAAAGGTGATCTAGATGTATTTGTGGGAGTCGATCACTCTCACTTTAATCAAGCTTTATCTTTAATTAAATCCTTAGATTTCTATGAGAAAAAGGGGACTTTTCGTTCAGATGAGTTATGCATGCTTGTGACAGACAAGTTTAACTACGATGTGGCTGTTCAGTTAGTATCAAATGGATCAGAGTTTGAAGATTTTCTAAAATTTAGAGATCTACTCAAAACTAATGATGAGTTTGTGAAAGAGTACAACGAGGTAAAGTTGATGGCCCAGTATCTAGATGGGAATGAATACCGTCAAAAGAAGAGCATTTTTATTACAAAAATTTTAAATTCTTAA